A portion of the Oxynema aestuarii AP17 genome contains these proteins:
- a CDS encoding YbjN domain-containing protein, protein MATTLTQIAHFLDRRSWFYHLEPERNRIVTGVKSEVVENFMIVIQLHEGGEYLELCAPQLLFLKDHVCKGVAFQTMLAIAWEVKLLRWEYDPDDGEVRTSVALALEDAPLSENQFNRLLSALIQLTDRAIERLNTVLVTGEDPGFQPLSTQIA, encoded by the coding sequence ATGGCAACCACCCTAACACAAATCGCCCATTTTCTAGATCGTCGCAGTTGGTTCTACCACCTCGAACCGGAACGCAACCGCATTGTTACTGGAGTGAAATCCGAGGTAGTGGAAAACTTCATGATTGTTATCCAGTTACACGAGGGAGGGGAATATTTAGAACTCTGTGCACCCCAACTGCTATTTCTCAAAGACCACGTCTGTAAAGGGGTCGCCTTCCAGACCATGTTAGCCATTGCCTGGGAGGTGAAATTACTGCGCTGGGAGTACGACCCCGACGATGGCGAAGTACGAACCAGTGTAGCCCTGGCGTTGGAAGATGCACCCTTGAGCGAAAACCAATTCAATCGGCTGTTGAGTGCCTTGATTCAACTGACCGATCGCGCGATCGAGCGGTTAAACACTGTCTTGGTCACTGGGGAAGACCCGGGCTTTCAACCCCTGAGTACACAGATCGCATGA
- a CDS encoding glycoside hydrolase family 15 protein, which yields MALPTEQRQARLEYYYRQIHDIILVRQNPITGLLPASTAVNAHGDYTDAWVRDNVYSILAVWGLALAYRNNKDVDGRTYELEHSVVKLMRGLLFSMMSQADKVEKFKETNSPLDCLHAKYDTRTGTTVVGDDEWGHLQLDATSLFLLMLAQMTASGLNIIYTLDEVNFIQNLVYYIGRTYRTPDYGIWERGNKINKGNPELNASSVGIALAALEAINGIDLFGVRGSHLSTIHVLGDEIARARMTLESLLPRESSSKEVDAALLSTIGFPAFAVEDAELIDRTRNKIIDKLQGKYGCKRFLRDGHQTVLEDTERLHYEPWELQQFEHIECEWPLFFAYLLLDALFRGDRAAISEYQERLESVLVERDGYRLLPELYYVSGDRVEAERANPHSQERLPNDNIPLVWAQSLYFLGQLLADGLINRGDLDPLGRHRHATGHRKPVVQIALLAQDEDLQAELAYHGIATQTPAEVEPIQIRQARELAAAYTQIGRNDKLGLSGRPLRRLRSLTTSNIFRIRGETMVFLPSFLDQQEFYLTLDYHFLVAQIKSELAYIHRHWWRKPQIGGQGVGRPTVTLLLTPAMLETSGAGEGILPALLELMKELRSGNCQGTPVRLGRLNQLMLTSSIERIEYLHDFEFPEAPVQKAEPACYFLAYHPGKNQPLSNTQEFAIECETDLNLLISSLRQSENLYEQIEWLRTLSRLKGLEFDTGLGRGDRPVTVADLIEEVYYKAGNGRPMSSELLAERTAGRDRLPSEKDSPGEPKIHWAVVRHAAGLLKKVDIGLSDAVTDILVRQKLIAVGKAFSEDSAIDRPMSHTEVVEKIAEFCSEDIRERVLTQEILIYMGLLIKSDPHLFKGFLILRISYFILLLTSELAKELKLTQDEAYERLMELSPFEIKTRLRQVLEGFAGMNQLLKQQESLHVRQPEQEIDWVVLPSPHDPDETLESWHRRRQLDGAACRVPKDFYPRVWEVLRHCKGIVVGDKLERRNRIDSELILAEMTPGEKNFALRVEHLLNKIQAPAYRQVNIETLMELAAICERNPSLQIEEYIVLDVLIGHAVRLAWLDRHPERGDRYDEDKAAAWRAFYDTSPYVCATAIVKAFRYLTQFGATTAA from the coding sequence ATGGCCTTACCGACCGAACAACGTCAAGCACGTCTAGAGTATTACTACCGTCAAATTCACGACATCATCCTCGTCCGCCAAAATCCGATTACGGGCTTACTCCCCGCCAGTACCGCAGTCAACGCCCACGGCGATTACACCGATGCTTGGGTTCGAGATAACGTCTACAGTATCCTCGCCGTTTGGGGGCTAGCCCTGGCGTATCGCAACAATAAAGATGTAGACGGGCGAACCTACGAACTCGAACATAGCGTCGTCAAACTGATGCGCGGCTTACTCTTCTCGATGATGAGTCAAGCGGACAAAGTCGAAAAATTCAAAGAAACCAACTCCCCTCTCGACTGCTTGCACGCCAAATACGACACCCGAACCGGGACCACCGTCGTCGGCGATGACGAGTGGGGACACCTGCAACTCGACGCGACCTCCTTATTCTTGCTGATGTTAGCCCAGATGACCGCCTCCGGGCTCAACATCATCTATACCCTCGATGAAGTGAACTTTATCCAAAATCTGGTTTACTACATCGGACGCACCTATCGCACCCCGGATTACGGCATCTGGGAACGGGGCAATAAAATTAATAAAGGCAATCCCGAACTCAACGCCTCCTCGGTGGGGATAGCCCTGGCGGCGTTAGAAGCGATTAACGGGATCGACTTGTTTGGGGTGCGCGGTTCTCACTTATCGACGATCCACGTCCTCGGCGACGAGATCGCGCGGGCGCGGATGACCTTAGAATCGCTATTGCCGCGCGAGTCGAGTTCTAAAGAAGTGGATGCGGCGTTATTAAGTACGATCGGCTTTCCCGCGTTTGCCGTGGAAGATGCAGAGTTAATCGATCGCACTCGCAATAAAATCATCGACAAACTGCAAGGGAAATACGGCTGTAAGCGGTTTTTGCGCGACGGTCACCAAACGGTTTTAGAAGATACGGAGCGGCTGCATTACGAGCCGTGGGAACTGCAACAGTTCGAGCATATCGAATGTGAGTGGCCGTTATTTTTTGCTTATTTATTGTTAGACGCCCTGTTCCGGGGCGATCGCGCGGCGATCTCCGAATACCAAGAGCGCCTCGAATCCGTCTTGGTCGAACGCGACGGTTATCGCCTCTTACCGGAACTGTACTATGTGAGCGGCGATCGCGTCGAAGCCGAACGCGCCAACCCTCACTCCCAAGAACGACTCCCCAACGACAACATCCCCCTCGTTTGGGCTCAAAGCCTCTATTTTCTCGGTCAACTGCTCGCCGACGGCTTAATCAATCGCGGCGACCTCGACCCCCTCGGACGCCATCGCCACGCCACCGGACACCGCAAACCCGTGGTACAAATCGCCTTACTGGCCCAAGACGAAGACCTGCAAGCGGAACTCGCCTATCACGGAATCGCCACCCAAACCCCCGCCGAAGTCGAACCGATCCAAATTCGGCAAGCACGAGAACTCGCCGCCGCCTATACTCAGATCGGACGTAACGACAAACTCGGACTGAGCGGACGTCCCCTGCGGCGCTTGCGGAGTTTAACCACCTCTAATATTTTTCGCATTCGCGGGGAAACGATGGTGTTTTTACCGTCCTTCCTCGACCAGCAGGAATTTTATCTCACCCTCGATTATCATTTCCTGGTCGCCCAAATTAAAAGCGAACTGGCTTACATTCACCGCCATTGGTGGCGCAAACCACAAATCGGCGGTCAGGGGGTCGGACGTCCCACGGTGACCTTGTTGCTGACCCCCGCCATGCTCGAAACCAGTGGCGCCGGAGAAGGGATTTTACCCGCGTTGCTCGAACTGATGAAAGAACTGCGAAGCGGGAACTGTCAGGGAACCCCGGTGCGGTTGGGGCGGCTCAATCAACTGATGCTCACGAGTAGTATCGAGCGGATCGAATACCTGCACGATTTCGAGTTTCCCGAAGCTCCGGTACAAAAAGCCGAGCCCGCCTGTTATTTCCTGGCGTATCATCCGGGTAAAAACCAGCCGTTGAGCAATACGCAAGAGTTCGCAATCGAATGCGAAACCGATTTGAACCTGTTGATTTCTAGTTTGCGCCAGTCGGAAAACTTGTACGAACAAATCGAATGGTTGCGAACGTTATCGCGCCTCAAAGGGTTGGAGTTCGATACTGGATTGGGTCGGGGCGATCGCCCGGTCACCGTCGCCGATTTAATCGAGGAAGTGTATTATAAAGCAGGTAACGGCAGGCCGATGAGTTCCGAACTGCTCGCCGAACGAACCGCCGGACGCGATCGCCTCCCCTCGGAAAAAGACAGTCCCGGCGAACCGAAAATTCATTGGGCCGTCGTCCGTCACGCCGCCGGATTGTTGAAAAAAGTCGATATCGGCTTATCCGATGCGGTCACCGATATTCTCGTGCGCCAGAAATTGATTGCGGTCGGTAAAGCGTTTAGCGAAGATTCCGCGATCGATCGCCCCATGTCTCACACCGAAGTCGTCGAGAAAATCGCCGAATTTTGCAGCGAAGACATCCGCGAACGGGTTTTAACCCAGGAAATCCTCATTTATATGGGTTTGCTGATCAAATCCGACCCCCATTTGTTTAAAGGATTTTTGATCTTGCGGATCAGTTATTTCATCTTACTGTTGACCAGCGAACTCGCCAAAGAGTTGAAGTTGACCCAGGACGAAGCCTACGAACGACTGATGGAGTTGAGTCCGTTCGAGATTAAAACCCGCTTGCGTCAAGTACTCGAAGGCTTCGCCGGGATGAATCAACTGTTGAAGCAACAGGAATCTTTACACGTGAGACAGCCGGAACAGGAAATCGATTGGGTCGTGTTACCCTCTCCTCACGACCCCGACGAAACCCTAGAAAGTTGGCACCGCCGTCGCCAGTTGGACGGGGCCGCCTGTCGCGTTCCCAAGGATTTTTATCCCCGGGTGTGGGAAGTGCTGCGTCACTGCAAGGGGATTGTCGTCGGGGATAAGTTAGAACGGCGCAACCGCATCGACAGCGAGCTTATTTTGGCAGAGATGACACCGGGTGAGAAAAATTTCGCCCTGCGGGTGGAACATCTGCTCAACAAGATTCAGGCCCCCGCCTACCGCCAAGTGAATATCGAGACGCTGATGGAGTTGGCGGCGATTTGCGAACGCAACCCGAGTTTGCAGATTGAAGAGTATATCGTCCTCGACGTGTTGATCGGTCATGCGGTACGCTTGGCGTGGTTGGACCGCCATCCCGAACGCGGCGATCGCTACGACGAGGATAAAGCCGCCGCGTGGCGCGCCTTTTACGATACGTCCCCCTACGTTTGTGCGACGGCGATCGTCAAAGCTTTCCGCTACTTGACCCAGTTCGGCGCGACCACCGCCGCTTAA